The nucleotide window AAGTAAGTGCAGCAAAACGTGGTGTAGATATGCTTGTTAAAAAACTTAACGGAGAAAAATTTGAAACTGAATTACCTATACCTAAAAAAGATTCAGTACCTGTAGCTACACCTATAAAAAACTTGAAAAATGCAAAAATTGCTATTTTAACTACAGGAGGTATCGTTCCTGTGGATAACCCTGACAGAATACAGTCAGCATCTGCAACAAGATGGGGAAGATATGATATATCCAAAATGGACAGATTAAAAGGCGGAGAATTTAAAACAATTCACGCAGGATTTGATCCTGCAGCTGCAGACAATGACCCTAACGTAATCGTTCCTTTGGATGCAATGAGAAACTTATTGAAAAAAGGTGTTTACGGAAAACTTCATGATTATTTCTACAGTACAGTAGGTACAGGAACTACTCAGGCCGAAGCATCAAGAATGGGTAAAGAAATGCTGGAACATTTAAAAGCCGATAATGTAGACGGCGTTATAATGGTTTCCACTTGAGGTACTTGTACACGTTGCGGTGCAACGATCGTTAAAGAAATAGAAAAAGCGGGAATACCTATAGTTCAAATGTGTAACTTGGTACCGGTAGCCTTAACAGTAGGAGTTAATAAAATAGTTCCTACTATATCAATACCTTATCCTTTAGGAGATCCTGCTACACCGAAAGAAGAACAGTATGAATTGAGAGAACACAGAGTAGCTGTGGCATTGGATGCATTGACAAAAGATGTAGACGGTCAGACAGTATTCAGAGTATAAAAAATATAAATTAGAAAAATTTCCCGGGAGAGAATGATCCCGGGATTTTTTTTGAAAGTAACGGAAAATCTTTAACGGATTTTTCATAAAAAAGTAGAAAATACAGCTATTGACAAAGTAAAAAAAGTGGGGTATTCTATTTATAGAAAAATTTTTAAATATATTAAGAAAATAAATAAATGTCTAAACATTAAGATAAGAAAAGGAGATGATTTGATTGATATATCTTGACAGTGCTGCAACATCCTACTATAAACCTGAAGAAGTAGCAACGGCAGTTTACAATGCAATAAAAACTATGGGAAACAGTTCAAGAGGAGTAAATAAAGCATCTCTTTCTGCGACGAGGATAATTTTTGAAACGAGAGAAAAATTAGCTAAACTTTTTAATGTTAAAAATTCAAGTCAAATAGCTTTTATGCAAAATTCCACAGAAGCTTTAAATGTAGCTGTAAACGGTATATTTACAGGGAAAGAGCATATTATTACTACAGAAGCTGAACATAATTCGGTATTAAGACCTCTTTATAATCTCAAAAAAAAGGGACTTGAATTGACAATTCTCAAATGTGATAAAAACGGTGAATGTGATTTTTCGGAAATTGAAAAAAATATAAAAGACAATACAAAAGCATTTATATGTACACATGCTTCAAATCTCACAGGAAATATAATGGATATAAAAAAAGCGGGAGAAATATGTAAAAAAAATAATATTATTTTTGTTGTGGACGCTTCTCAGACAGCAGGAGTTATTCCTGTAGATGTTATTGAAAATAATATCGATATTCTTTGTTTTACAGGACATAAAAGTCTTATGGGTCCTCAGGGAACGGGGGGGATATATGTAAAAGAAGGAATAGAACTTATACAGACAAAAGTCGGAGGCAGCGGAACTCATACTTATGAAAAGGATCATCCTTCAGAAATGCCTGAAAGACTTGAAGCGGGAACGTTAAACGGACACGGTATCGCAGGCTTAAATGCCGCACTTGATTTTTTGGAAAAAACCGGAATTGACAATATACATAAAAAAGAAATGGAATTAATGTGGAAATTTTATGAAGGAATTAGGGATATAAAGGGCATCAGAATATACGGCAAATTTTATGAAGGAGAGAAAAGGGTCAACAGAGCTCCTATTGTAACAATTAACTTAAATAATATAGATTCATCTGAAATATGCGATATTCTTGATAGCGAATATAGTATTGTTACAAGATGCGGAGGACATTGTGCTCCTCTTATGCACAAAGCATTGGGAACTGATAAAACAGGGGCTGTTAGATTCAGTTTTTCATATTTTAATAGTGAAAAAGATATCGAAGAAGCGGTAAAGGCCGTAAAAGAAATATCCGAATACGATTTCTAACAATTGGTAACAAAATTATAATATAAAGGAGATTGTGATACTATGGAAATTACAAATTCAAAAAAAGGGTTATTAATGGGTATTTTGATGGGTTTAGTAGCAGTAATGCTTGCTATTGCAGGAAATCCTAAAAATATGGCAATATGTTTGGCATGTTTTATACGTGATATGTCAGGATCGATGAAGTTCCATACTGCACCAGTTGTTCAATATTTTAGACCTGAAATAGTAGGAATGGTACTGGGAGCATTTATAATGTCTATCTTCAGTAAAGAATACAAGGCTACAGCAGGATCTTCGCCTGTAATAAGATTTTTCTCGGGAATGGCAATGATGATAGGAGCCTTAGTATTTTTAGGTTGTCCTACAAGAATGATACTTCGTATGGCAAGCGGAGATATGAGTTCTTATGTAGGATTAGTAGGATTTTTGGCAGGAATAGGGACAGGTTCATTCTTTATAAAAAAAGGGTATTCATTAGAAAAAAATGTGGAAGTGAAAAAAGAAAACGGATATATTTTCCCGATTGTTATGGCAATACTTTTAATTTTAAGTGCAGTAACAACAGGATTGTTTGCAGCGAGTACAAAGGGACCGGGAAGTGTTCATGCACCTCTTATTCTTTCTCTTTTGGGAGGACTTATAGTGGGAGCAATAGCTCAAAAATTCAGAGTATGTTTTACAGGAGCTTTCAGAAATAT belongs to Pseudoleptotrichia goodfellowii and includes:
- a CDS encoding aminotransferase class V-fold PLP-dependent enzyme, which codes for MIYLDSAATSYYKPEEVATAVYNAIKTMGNSSRGVNKASLSATRIIFETREKLAKLFNVKNSSQIAFMQNSTEALNVAVNGIFTGKEHIITTEAEHNSVLRPLYNLKKKGLELTILKCDKNGECDFSEIEKNIKDNTKAFICTHASNLTGNIMDIKKAGEICKKNNIIFVVDASQTAGVIPVDVIENNIDILCFTGHKSLMGPQGTGGIYVKEGIELIQTKVGGSGTHTYEKDHPSEMPERLEAGTLNGHGIAGLNAALDFLEKTGIDNIHKKEMELMWKFYEGIRDIKGIRIYGKFYEGEKRVNRAPIVTINLNNIDSSEICDILDSEYSIVTRCGGHCAPLMHKALGTDKTGAVRFSFSYFNSEKDIEEAVKAVKEISEYDF
- the grdH gene encoding betaine reductase selenoprotein B: MKKAIHYINQFFGGIGGEDKADFKPELKEGVVGPGMALNSLMKEVQITHTIICGDNYMGSNKDEAISEIMNLIKDLDFDFFIAGPAFQAGRYGVACGNICKAIKDKYHIPVVTSMNVENPGVEMFKKEMPVFEGGHSAAATKNDAELMAKYIDKIAKNETLGGAEENGYFPRGVRHQVWLDSKVSAAKRGVDMLVKKLNGEKFETELPIPKKDSVPVATPIKNLKNAKIAILTTGGIVPVDNPDRIQSASATRWGRYDISKMDRLKGGEFKTIHAGFDPAAADNDPNVIVPLDAMRNLLKKGVYGKLHDYFYSTVGTGTTQAEASRMGKEMLEHLKADNVDGVIMVSTUGTCTRCGATIVKEIEKAGIPIVQMCNLVPVALTVGVNKIVPTISIPYPLGDPATPKEEQYELREHRVAVALDALTKDVDGQTVFRV
- the yedE gene encoding YedE family putative selenium transporter; the protein is MEITNSKKGLLMGILMGLVAVMLAIAGNPKNMAICLACFIRDMSGSMKFHTAPVVQYFRPEIVGMVLGAFIMSIFSKEYKATAGSSPVIRFFSGMAMMIGALVFLGCPTRMILRMASGDMSSYVGLVGFLAGIGTGSFFIKKGYSLEKNVEVKKENGYIFPIVMAILLILSAVTTGLFAASTKGPGSVHAPLILSLLGGLIVGAIAQKFRVCFTGAFRNIILLKNFEVFSVIFGMFITVMIYNIATGQFKFVPYGPVAHAEALWNILGLYVVGFAGILLGGCPLRQVILAGQGSSDSVITVIGMFVGAAAAHNFKLAAGPATKATGTTPAAIGGPGINGKIMVIVCIIYLFYVAITGLKKEKTE